A window of the Lysinibacillus irui genome harbors these coding sequences:
- a CDS encoding DUF3953 domain-containing protein, protein MLKILQIVFSIIGISLAAYGLIARDFQLNCLMFFFLGLYMLTSGIQEFQRGKKVYGCFLTGVFLFSMYASIQSFLWM, encoded by the coding sequence ATGCTAAAAATATTACAAATTGTTTTTTCCATCATCGGCATTTCTCTCGCAGCTTACGGACTCATCGCACGAGATTTCCAACTGAATTGTCTAATGTTCTTTTTCCTAGGCTTATACATGTTAACTTCAGGCATACAAGAATTCCAGAGAGGGAAAAAGGTTTATGGATGCTTCCTCACCGGGGTGTTTTTATTTTCAATGTATGCGTCTATTCAAAGCTTTTTATGGATGTAG